The Triticum aestivum cultivar Chinese Spring chromosome 3A, IWGSC CS RefSeq v2.1, whole genome shotgun sequence genome includes a region encoding these proteins:
- the LOC123058065 gene encoding peroxidase 25 → MVASEIAAVFFLFNALLRGSLVQSQGLQRGFYDSSCPDAEDIVRSTVEKYYNNDATIAPGLLRLHFHDCFVQGCDASVLISGASSERSAPQNFGLRGFEVIDDAKSQLESTCPGAVSCADILALAARDSVDLTGGPSWPVPLGRRDGRISSAADAKALPSPADPVSVQRQKFADQGLSDHDLVTLVGAHTIGQTDCAFVRYRLYNFTATGNADPSISPAFLPQLRALCPPNGDPARRVALDRDGAGAFDAAFFKNVRDGNAALESDQRLWGDDATQGVVQKYAGNIRGLFGLRFTYEFPKAMVSLGGVAVKTGRQGEIRRKCSRFN, encoded by the exons ATGGTAGCATCAGAAATAGCTGCCGTTTTCTTTCTGTTCAATGCCTTGTTGAGAGGTTCTTTGGTTCAAAGCCAAGGGCTGCAGAGAGGATTCTACGACTCCAGCTGCCCTGATGCAGAGGATATCGTGAGGTCTACTGTCGAGAAGTACTACAACAACGACGCCACCATTGCCCCGGGCTTGCTCAGGCTGCACTTCCATGACTGTTTTGTCCAA GGGTGTGATGCTTCTGTTCTGATTTCTGGAGCATCATCCGAGAGGAGTGCGCCACAGAACTTCGGTCTCAGGGGATTCGAGGTGATAGACGACGCCAAGTCCCAGCTGGAATCAACGTGCCCTGGGGCGGTGTCCTGCGCCGACATACTGGCCCTGGCCGCACGTGATTCCGTGGATCTG ACCGGCGGGCCAAGCTGGCCAGTGCCTCTGGGACGAAGAGACGGGAGGATCTCATCAGCCGCAGACGCCAAGGCCCTGCCGTCTCCGGCCGACCCCGTGTCCGTCCAGCGGCAAAAGTTCGCAGACCAGGGCCTGTCCGACCACGATCTCGTCACACTAGTCG GCGCGCACACGATCGGGCAGACGGACTGCGCGTTCGTGCGGTACCGGCTGTACAACTTCACGGCGACGGGGAACGCGGACCCGTCGATCAGCCCGGCGTTCCTGCCGCAGCTGCGGGCGCTGTGCCCGCCGAACGGAGACCCGGCGCGGCGGGTGGCGCTGGACAGGGACGGCGCGGGGGCCTTCGACGCGGCCTTCTTCAAGAACGTGAGGGACGGCAACGCCGCGCTGGAGTCGGACCAGCGGCTGTGGGGCGACGACGCCACGCAGGGGGTGGTGCAGAAGTACGCCGGCAACATCCGGGGGCTCTTCGGGCTGCGCTTCACCTACGAGTTCCCCAAGGCCATGGTCAGCCTGGGCGGCGTCGCCGTCAAGACGGGGAGGCAGGGCGAGATCAGGAGGAAGTGCTCCAGGTTCAACTGA
- the LOC123060546 gene encoding phospholipase D alpha 1 has protein sequence MAQILLHGNLHVTIFEASSLSHPGRASGGAPKFIRKFVEGIEETVGVGKGSSKLYATIDLEKARVGRTRMLGNEPVNPRWYESFHIYCAHLAADVIFTLKADNAIGATLIGRAYLPVGELLEGEEIDRWLEICDDNREPVGESKIHVKLQYFGVEKDRNWARGVRSVKFPGVPYTFFSQRQGCNVRLYQDAHVPDNFIPKIPLADGKNYEPARCWEDIFDAISNAQHLIYITGWSVHTEITLIRDTNRPKPGGDVTLGELLKRKASEGVRVLMLVWDDRTSVGLLKRDGLMATHDEETANYFQGTDVHCVLCPRNPDDSGSIVQDLQISTMFTHHQKIVCVDDALPSQGSEQRRILSFVGGIDLCDGRYDTQYHSLFRTLDTVHHDDFHQPNFATASITKGGPREPWHDIHSRLEGPIAWDVLYNFEQRWRKQGGKDLLVQLRDLSDIIIPPSPVMFPEDRDTWNVQLFRSIDGGAAFGFPDTPEEAARAGLVSGKDQIIDRSIQDAYINAIRRAKDFIYIENQYFLGSSYCWKPEGIKPEEIGALHVIPKELSLKIVSKIEAGERFTVYVVVPMWPEGMPESASVQAILDWQRRTMEMMYTDITQALEAKGIEANPKEYLTFFCLGNREVKQDGEYEPQEQPEPDTDYVRAQEARRFMIYVHTKMMIVDDEYIIIGSANINQRSMDGARDSEIAMGAYQPYHLANREPARGQIHGFRMALWYEHLGMLDDVFQRPESVECVQKVNRIAEKYWDIYSSDDLEQDLPGHLLSYPIGVASDGVVTELPGMEFFPDTRARILGAKSDYLPPILTT, from the exons ATGGCTCAGATCTTGCTCCATGGGAACCTCCACGTCACCATCTTCGAGGCCTCCTCGCTCTCCCACCCCGGCCGCGCCAGCGGCGGCGCCCCCAAGTTCATCCGCAAG TTTGTAGAGGGCATTGAGGAAACTGTCGGTGTTGGCAAAGGAAGCTCCAAGCTATATGCCACCATTGATCTCGAGAAAGCTCGTGTTGGGCGTACCAGGATGTTGGGCAACGAGCCCGTCAATCCTCGCTGGTACGAGTCGTTCCACATCTACTGTGCGCACCTTGCCGCCGATGTGATCTTCACGCTGAAGGCCGACAACGCGATCGGGGCGACGCTCATTGGGAGGGCGTACCTGCCTGTCGGAGAGCTCCTGGAAGGGGAGGAGATCGATAGGTGGCTTGAAATCTGTGATGACAACCGGGAGCCTGTTGGTGAGAGCAAGATCCATGTGAAGCTTCAGTACTTTGGCGTTGAGAAGGACCGCAACTGGGCGAGGGGTGTCCGGAGCGTCAAGTTTCCTGGTGTTCCTTACACCTTCTTCTCGCAGAGGCAAGGATGCAATGTTAGATTGTACCAAGATGCTCATGTCCCAGACAACTTTATCCCCAAGATTCCGCTTGCGGACGGCAAGAACTATGAGCCTGCCAGATGTTGGGAGGATATCTTTGATGCCATAAGCAATGCTCAGCATTTGATTTACATCACTGGTTGGTCTGTGCACACTGAGATCACCTTGATTAGGGACACCAATCGCCCCAAACCTGGAGGAGACGTCACTCTCGGAGAGTTACTCAAGAGGAAGGCCAgcgaaggtgtccgggtccttatgCTAGTGTGGGATGATAGAACTTCAGTTGGCTTGCTGAAGAGAGATGGCTTGATGGCCACCCATGATGAGGAGACTGCAAATTACTTCCAAGGCACCGATGTGCACTGTGTTCTGTGCCCTCGTAACCCCGATGATTCAGGCAGCATTGTTCAGGATCTGCAGATCTCAACCATGTTCACTCACCATCAGAAGATAGTATGTGTTGACGATGCATTGCCAAGCCAGGGCTCCGAGCAAAGGAGGATACTCAGCTTCGTTGGTGGCATTGACCTCTGCGACGGAAGATATGACACTCAGTACCACTCCTTGTTTAGGACACTTGACACTGTCCACCATGATGACTTCCACCAGCCTAACTTCGCGACTGCATCCATCACCAAAGGTGGCCCAAGAGAGCCATGGCATGATATTCATTCACGACTGGAAGGTCCAATTGCCTGGGATGTTCTTTACAATTTTGAGCAGAGATGGAGAAAGCAGGGTGGCAAAGATCTTCTCGTGCAGCTCAGGGATCTCTCTGACATAATTATCCCCCCTTCTCCCGTCATGTTCCCAGAGGACAGAGATACATGGAATGTCCAGCTCTTCAGATCTATTGATGGTGGTGCTGCTTTTGGCTTCCCTGATACTCCTGAGGAAGCTGCAAGGGCTGGGCTTGTAAGTGGAAAGGATCAAATCATTGACAGGAGCATCCAGGATGCATACATAAATGCCATCCGACGGGCAAAGGACTTCATCTACATTGAGAACCAATACTTCCTTGGAAGTTCCTACTGCTGGAAGCCCGAAGGCATCAAGCCTGAAGAAATTGGCGCTCTGCATGTGATTCCTAAGGAGCTTTCGTTGAAGATTGTCAGCAAGATTGAAGCCGGAGAACGGTTTACTGTTTATGTTGTGGTGCCAATGTGGCCTGAGGGCATGCCAGAGAGCGCATCTGTACAAGCAATTCTGGACTGGCAAAGGAGAACAATGGAGATGATGTACACTGACATCACACAAGCTCTCGAGGCAAAGGGGATTGAAGCAAACCCCAAGGAATACCTCACTTTCTTCTGCCTAGGTAACCGTGAGGTGAAGCAGGATGGGGAATATGAACCCCAGGAGCAGCCAGAACCTGATACTGATTACGTCCGCGCTCAAGAGGCTAGGAGGTTCATGATCTACGTTCATACCAAAATGATGATAG TTGATGACGAGTACATCATCATTGGGTCTGCAAACATCAACCAACGGTCAATGGACGGCGCCCGGGACTCCGAGATTGCCATGGGCGCTTACCAGCCATACCATCTAGCCAACAGGGAGCCGGCCCGGGGCCAGATCCACGGCTTCCGGATGGCACTGTGGTACGAGCACCTGGGCATGCTGGACGACGTGTTCCAGCGCCCGGAGAGCGTCGAGTGCGTGCAGAAGGTGAACAGGATCGCGGAGAAGTACTGGGACATATACTCGAGCGACGACCTGGAGCAGGACCTCCCCGGCCACCTGCTGAGCTACCCCATCGGCGTCGCcagcgacggcgtggtgacggagcTGCCGGGCATGGAGTTCTTCCCCGACACCCGGGCCCGCATCCTCGGCGCCAAGTCGGACTACCTTCCCCCCATCCTCACCACATAG